The proteins below are encoded in one region of Campylobacter helveticus:
- a CDS encoding DUF2860 family protein, with the protein MKKYLVSFALSALMLNANEIVFEEGFSGKISVGGGFRDVKSNLSPLADSDFLGSYNAKNSDTSAIPLVGFELYYGGLIENDRVFLKNYNGRDLSGFALGYEMAYMSNFSSSLSFVSSIREKAYANPYALNTFREETDLDKFGLKFSQVYQSDFGKFGANYLFAKNKYDKETIPYSSLKRDGFYHEFELNYDYSLFNAGLLYDYNDADGKAASFSRYGFKAGLNLPLQDDFIISPTIAYSYYEADGTDPIFNKKQDGDIFELGVNVVKNKLLGYESLYAYANYNLEKRDSDINFYDETYQIFLTGLGYKF; encoded by the coding sequence TTGAAAAAATATCTAGTGAGTTTTGCTTTAAGCGCTTTAATGTTAAATGCAAATGAAATTGTTTTTGAAGAGGGTTTTAGCGGTAAAATTAGCGTTGGCGGTGGTTTTAGAGATGTTAAGAGCAATCTTAGCCCCCTTGCAGACAGCGATTTTTTAGGAAGCTATAACGCAAAAAATTCTGATACTTCAGCCATTCCTTTAGTGGGATTTGAGCTTTACTATGGCGGTTTAATAGAAAATGATAGAGTTTTCTTAAAAAACTACAATGGTAGAGATTTAAGTGGTTTTGCGCTCGGCTACGAGATGGCTTATATGTCAAATTTTAGCAGCTCACTTTCTTTTGTAAGCTCGATTAGAGAAAAAGCTTATGCAAACCCTTACGCCCTAAATACATTTCGCGAAGAAACAGATTTAGACAAATTTGGACTTAAATTTTCTCAAGTTTATCAAAGTGATTTTGGTAAATTTGGTGCAAATTACCTTTTCGCAAAAAATAAATACGATAAGGAAACCATTCCTTATAGCAGTCTAAAACGCGATGGCTTCTACCACGAATTTGAATTAAATTACGATTATTCTTTATTTAATGCTGGATTGCTTTATGATTATAATGACGCAGATGGTAAAGCTGCAAGTTTTTCAAGGTATGGCTTTAAGGCTGGGCTAAATTTACCTTTGCAAGATGATTTTATCATAAGTCCAACCATCGCTTATAGCTATTATGAAGCCGATGGCACAGACCCAATTTTCAACAAAAAGCAAGACGGAGATATTTTCGAACTTGGTGTAAATGTAGTGAAAAACAAACTTTTAGGCTATGAAAGTCTTTACGCCTATGCAAATTATAACCTAGAAAAACGCGATAGCGACATCAATTTTTACGATGAAACCTACCAAATTTTCCTCACAGGTTTAGGCTATAAATTCTAA
- a CDS encoding replicative DNA helicase, which produces MKNEEHYDLDLERMILSSCLLSDGEVYASIAGDIEIKDFSLKAHQDIFKAMVACANAGEPISLSFLKKHAKLDEQILNEIIATPSMIDISAYVKELREKSIKRQLLGFAHLLPSRINASRAVSEISDELSKDIFNIISRVNSADIKDINEVLGELLEEFKRQKSLENKHIIGLESGFSELDDKTKGFKGGELIIVAARPGMGKTTLCLNFIDRVLRQGKGVVMFSLEMPGIQIMQRLLASKTSIPLQKIITADLNDEEWERVGDACNYYSKTKFFLYDSGYASITDIRAILRRLKSQESDISLCVVDYIGLMMSHSNFSDRHLQVSEISRGLKLLARELDMPIIALSQLNRSLESRSNKRPMLSDLRESGAIEQDADTILFVYRDEVYREQEEKERENKAKAEGKDYRPNFVPNPRQESAEIIIGKNRNGPVGTAEVEFQKENSRFVDKPHGMSETTFEG; this is translated from the coding sequence ATGAAAAATGAAGAGCATTATGATTTAGACTTAGAGCGTATGATACTAAGCTCTTGTTTGCTAAGTGATGGCGAAGTGTATGCAAGTATAGCCGGAGATATTGAGATTAAGGATTTTAGCTTAAAGGCACATCAGGATATTTTTAAAGCGATGGTTGCTTGTGCGAATGCAGGAGAGCCAATTAGCCTTAGTTTTTTGAAAAAACACGCCAAATTAGACGAGCAAATTTTAAACGAAATCATCGCCACTCCCTCTATGATAGACATTAGCGCTTATGTGAAGGAGCTAAGAGAAAAGTCCATTAAAAGACAGCTTTTAGGCTTTGCGCATCTTTTGCCAAGTCGCATTAATGCAAGTAGGGCTGTGAGCGAAATTTCTGATGAGCTTAGCAAGGATATTTTTAATATCATTAGCCGCGTAAATTCTGCGGATATTAAGGACATTAATGAGGTCTTAGGTGAGCTTTTGGAGGAATTTAAAAGGCAAAAAAGTTTAGAAAATAAGCACATTATAGGGCTTGAAAGTGGCTTTAGTGAGCTTGATGATAAAACGAAAGGTTTTAAGGGCGGTGAGCTTATTATCGTGGCGGCAAGACCGGGTATGGGTAAGACGACCTTATGCTTAAATTTCATCGATAGGGTTTTAAGGCAGGGTAAGGGCGTGGTGATGTTTTCTCTTGAAATGCCCGGAATTCAAATTATGCAAAGACTATTAGCCTCTAAAACCTCTATCCCCTTGCAAAAAATCATCACCGCAGATTTAAATGACGAGGAGTGGGAAAGAGTGGGCGATGCGTGTAATTACTATTCTAAAACTAAATTTTTTCTATATGATAGTGGCTATGCGAGTATCACGGATATTAGGGCGATTTTAAGGAGGCTTAAGTCGCAAGAGAGTGATATTTCTTTATGTGTGGTGGATTATATAGGGCTTATGATGAGTCATTCAAATTTTAGCGATAGACATTTGCAAGTGAGTGAAATTTCACGCGGGCTTAAGCTTTTGGCAAGAGAGCTTGATATGCCTATTATCGCACTTTCCCAGCTTAACCGCTCTTTAGAGAGCCGCTCAAATAAACGCCCGATGTTAAGCGATTTGCGTGAAAGTGGGGCGATAGAGCAAGATGCGGATACGATATTGTTTGTTTATCGTGATGAAGTGTATAGAGAGCAAGAGGAAAAAGAAAGGGAAAATAAAGCAAAAGCAGAGGGTAAGGACTACCGCCCAAATTTCGTGCCAAACCCAAGACAAGAAAGTGCTGAAATCATCATAGGTAAAAATAGAAATGGTCCCGTTGGGACGGCTGAAGTGGAATTTCAAAAGGAAAATTCGCGTTTTGTGGATAAGCCTCACGGTATGAGTGAAACGACTTTTGAGGGCTAA